One stretch of Castor canadensis chromosome 14, mCasCan1.hap1v2, whole genome shotgun sequence DNA includes these proteins:
- the Retn gene encoding resistin encodes MKALSLLLFPVLGLLVSCKSLCPIEEAISEKIKEDVNSLILESLKGIDMNCKTVTSRGDLATCPAGHVVTSCTCGSACGSWDVRADTTCHCQCAGMDWTGARCCRMVVTA; translated from the exons ATGAaggctctctccctcctcctctttcctgtccTGGGGCTGCTGGTGTCCTGCAAGTCACTGTGTCCTATAGAAGAAGCTATCAGTGAGAAGATCAAGGAAGATGTCAACTCCCTAA TTTTGGAGTCCCTTAAGGGCATTGACATGAATTGCAAGACTGTTACCTCCAGGGGGGACCTGGCCACCTGTCCTGCAG GCCACGTCGTCACCAGCTGCACGTGTGGTTCTGCCTGTGGCTCCTGGGATGTTCGTGCAGATACAACGTGCCACTGTCAGTGTGCGGGCATGGATTGGACTGGAGCCCGCTGCTGTCGTATGGTGGTCACAGCCTGA
- the Mcemp1 gene encoding mast cell-expressed membrane protein 1 isoform X2 — translation MDTPASWGTMEAEEIYMNQQIKMQVVGSKVKKRGKPGNDEGAGDPNYENITLTRHRDQPKGGHPAPTEQVPAQPRPSPDTLQVPSWLHRAIMSLHIFLALIFLFCITLSTLVLVRNSAMSTDLLDLKRQLWNVSNSMRDCCDEQKKCCRNIQEEVIRVKVLINSVHSKVQSSNSRLNMVSTDIIMISEKIQKILNLQEKNTQPTPQ, via the exons ATGGACACACCAGCCAGCTGGGGGACTATGGAGGCTGAGGAAATCTACATGAACCAGCAGATCAAGATGCAGGTGGTGGGCTCCAAAGTCAAGAAACGGGGGAAACCAGGCAATGATGAAG GTGCTGGTGACCCCAACTATGAGAATATTACCTTGACCAGACACCGGGACCAACCAAAGGGTGGTCACCCAGCACCCACAGAACAAG ttccagcccagcccaggccaTCTCCGGACACTTTACAGGTCCCCTCTTGGTTGCACAGAGCCATCATGAGCCTGCATATTTTCCTCGCCCTGATCTTTCTGTTCTGCATTACACTCTCCACCTTGGTCCTGGTGAGAA ATTCTGCAATGTCCACGGACCTGCTGGACTTGAAAAGACAGCTTTGGAATG TCTCAAACTCGATGCGGGACTGCTGTGATGAGCAGAAGAAGTGTTGCCGCAACATCCAGGAGGAAGTCATAAGGGTCAAGGTTCTCATCAACTCGGTCCACAGCAAGGTCCAATCCTCAAACAGCAGGCTGAATATGGTGTCAACAG ATATAATCATGATCagtgaaaaaatacagaaaatcctCAACCTGCAGGAGAAAAATACAC AGCCCACTCCCCAATAA
- the Mcemp1 gene encoding mast cell-expressed membrane protein 1 isoform X1 has product MDTPASWGTMEAEEIYMNQQIKMQVVGSKVKKRGKPGNDEGAGDPNYENITLTRHRDQPKGGHPAPTEQDHLVCLSAPVPAQPRPSPDTLQVPSWLHRAIMSLHIFLALIFLFCITLSTLVLVRNSAMSTDLLDLKRQLWNVSNSMRDCCDEQKKCCRNIQEEVIRVKVLINSVHSKVQSSNSRLNMVSTDIIMISEKIQKILNLQEKNTQPTPQ; this is encoded by the exons ATGGACACACCAGCCAGCTGGGGGACTATGGAGGCTGAGGAAATCTACATGAACCAGCAGATCAAGATGCAGGTGGTGGGCTCCAAAGTCAAGAAACGGGGGAAACCAGGCAATGATGAAG GTGCTGGTGACCCCAACTATGAGAATATTACCTTGACCAGACACCGGGACCAACCAAAGGGTGGTCACCCAGCACCCACAGAACAAG ATCACCTGGTCTGCCTCTCTGCCCcagttccagcccagcccaggccaTCTCCGGACACTTTACAGGTCCCCTCTTGGTTGCACAGAGCCATCATGAGCCTGCATATTTTCCTCGCCCTGATCTTTCTGTTCTGCATTACACTCTCCACCTTGGTCCTGGTGAGAA ATTCTGCAATGTCCACGGACCTGCTGGACTTGAAAAGACAGCTTTGGAATG TCTCAAACTCGATGCGGGACTGCTGTGATGAGCAGAAGAAGTGTTGCCGCAACATCCAGGAGGAAGTCATAAGGGTCAAGGTTCTCATCAACTCGGTCCACAGCAAGGTCCAATCCTCAAACAGCAGGCTGAATATGGTGTCAACAG ATATAATCATGATCagtgaaaaaatacagaaaatcctCAACCTGCAGGAGAAAAATACAC AGCCCACTCCCCAATAA
- the Trappc5 gene encoding trafficking protein particle complex subunit 5 produces MEARFTRGKSALLERALVRPRTEVSLSAFALLFSELVQHCQSRVFSVAELQARLAALGRQVGARVLDALVAREKGARRETKVLGALLFVKGAVWKALFGKEADKLEQANDDARTFYIIEREPLINTYISVPKENSTLNCASFTAGIVEAVLTHSGFPAKVTAHWHKGTTLMIKFEEAVIARDRALEGR; encoded by the coding sequence ATGGAGGCGCGCTTCACGCGCGGGAAGTCGGCGCTGTTGGAGCGCGCGCTGGTGCGGCCACGCACGGAGGTGAGCCTGAGCGCCTTCGCGCTGCTCTTCTCCGAGCTGGTGCAGCACTGCCAGAGCCGCGTCTTCTCGGTGGCGGAGCTGCAAGCGCGCCTGGCAGCTCTGGGCCGTCAGGTGGGCGCACGCGTGCTGGACGCACTGGTGGCGCGTGAAAAGGGTGCCCGACGCGAGACCAAGGTCCTGGGCGCGCTGCTCTTCGTCAAGGGCGCGGTGTGGAAGGCGCTCTTCGGCAAGGAGGCTGACAAGCTGGAGCAGGCTAATGACGACGCTCGCACCTTCTACATCATTGAGCGGGAGCCGCTCATCAACACCTACATCTCGGTGCCCAAGGAGAACAGCACGCTCAACTGTGCCAGCTTCACGGCGGGCATCGTGGAGGCCGTGCTGACGCACAGCGGCTTCCCTGCCAAGGTCACGGCGCACTGGCACAAAGGCACCACGCTCATGATCAAGTTCGAGGAGGCTGTCATCGCCCGAGACCGGGCACTGGAGGGCCGCTGA